The window CAATGGAAAATACTACAGAAAAAATTGTTAAAATCTTACAAGAGGAATTAGTACCTGCAGAAGGATGTACAGAGCCTATAGCTATTGCATATGCTGCAAGTAAACTAGTTGAAGTATTAGGACACGTACCTGAAAAAGTTGATGCATATTTATCTGGAAATATTATAAAAAATGTTAAAAGTGTAAAAATACCTAGATCAAATGGAATGGTTGGTATAGAAGCAGCTATCGCTATGGGAGCTATCTTAGGAGATTGTTCTCAAGAACTTATGGTAATTGCTCATGCTAATACAAACCGTTTAGATGAGGTTCAAAAATATTTAGATGAAAAAAGAATAAAAGTTATGGTAAATGAGGGAGATGTAAAATTATACATTAGACTTGAAGGAACTTACGAAGATGAAAAAGCTTCAGTTGAAATCCAAAACTACCATACAAATATTACAAAAATAGTTAAAAATGGAAAAGAGATAAAAGGAATGTCTTGTGATGAAGTTTGCAATGAAGACACTATGACTGACAGAACTTTCCTATCTGTAGACCTTATATATGAAATGGCTAAAACAATTGATTTAGCTTTAATCCAACCTTATTTTGAAAGAGTAATAGAATATAACTCAGCTATTGCTAATGAAGGACTTAAAAACACTTATGGAATTGCTATTGGTAAGACTATAAAAGAGGGTATGGAAGAAGGAGTTTACGGAAAAGACTTAAGAAATAAAATGGCAAGTTTTGCAAGTGCTGGTAGTGATGCTAGAATGAACGGATGTTCTTTACCAGTTGTAACTACTAGTGGAAGTGGTAACCAAGGTATGACTTGTTCTCTACCTGTTATCAAATTCTGTGAAGAGAAAAACTTATCTCATGAAGAATTAATAAGAGGGCTTTTCTTCTCTCACATGACAACTATCCATATTAAAACAAACATAGGAAGACTTTCAGCTTACTGTGGTGCTATATGTGCAAGTGCTGGAGTATCTGGAGCTATCTCTTTCTTATCTGGATTATCTCTTCCACAAATAAAATATGCTATTGAAACTACACTTGGAACTCTATCTGGAGTAATCTGTGACGGAGCTAAAAGTTCTTGTGCTACTAAAATTGCATCAGGAATAAGTGCAGCGTTTGATGGATACTATGCAGCATCTAAAAATAGAAAATTTGAATTTGGTGAAGGAATTGTTGGTAGAGATGTAGAATCAACTATCAAAAATGTAGGAACATTGGGGCAAGATGGAATGAAAGTAACTGATGAAGTTATTTTAGATATTATGGTTAAAAACGTTTAATTTTCTTAACCATATTAAAACTATGAATCTATAATATTTTTATATAGAGGTCTATGAAAATTTACAATTTTTAAACAATATTCAATAGGAGGTTATTTTTTCATGGCTAAAATTAAAGACAGCTTAATTATTAAGCTTATACTAGGGGTTGTAGTAGGTCTTATAATAGGACTATACTGCAATGAAAATGTTATTGGAGTAATCCAATCTATCAAATTTGTGTTGGGACAAGTAATTAACTTTACTGTACCACTTATTATCTTAGGATTTATCGCTCCTGCGATTACAAAGATGAAATCTAACGCAAGTAAGATGTTAGGAACTATGCTATTCTTAGCTTATGTATCATCTGTTGGAGCGGCATTCTTCTCAATGATTGCTGGATATACTTTAATACCAAAACTACATATTCAATCTGCAGTTGAAGGTTTAAAAGTTCTTCCAAAATTGATATTTAAAGTTGAGATACCACCAGTATTCTCTGTAATGTCAGCATTGGTACTAGCTCTATTCTTAGGACTTGCTATTGTTTGGACAAAATCAAAACAATTTGAAGCTCTACTTGATGAGTTTAACACTATTATGTTAAAAATAGTTTATGCAATTATTATACCAATACTTCCATTTTTCATAGCTTCTACATTTGCTACACTTGCTTATGAAGGTGGAATTACAAAACAACTTCCAGTATTCTTAAAAGTTGTAATCATCGTTTTAATTGGACACTATATCTGGCTTGCACTTCTATACTCAATAGGTGGAGCAATATCTGGTAAAAACCCTTTAAAACTTTTAAAATGCTATGGACCAGCTTACTTAACTGCTGTAGGAACAATGTCATCAGCTGCTTCTCTACCAGTTGCATTAAGCTGTGCTAAAAAATCTGGAGTGTTACATGAAGATATCGTTGACTTTGCTATTCCATTAGGATCAACTGTTCACCTATGTGGATCAGTTTTAACTGAAGTATTCTTCGTTATGACAGTATCTCAAATCCTTTATGGAGAACTTCCAGCTGTAGGAACAATGGTATTATTTATCATCCTACTTGGAGTATTTGCAATAGGAGCACCTGGAGTACCAGGAGGAACTGTTATGGCATCTCTTGGAATCATCATCAGCGTACTTGGATTTGATGACAGTGGAGTTGCTTTAATGCTTACTATATTTGCTCTTCAAGATAGTTTCGGAACTGCTTGTAACGTAACTGGAGACGGAGCATTAGCACTTATCTTAAATGGTATTTTTGATAAAGAGTTAGCTCAACAAAAGAAAGCTTAATAAATAATTCTGATAAATAAAGAAACTCGGGATCTGCATTGTAAGTCCCGAGCTTTTTTTATAAATCCAATTTTTCAATATCTATTGAGTTTAAAAGGTCTCTAAGTTTTATAAGTTCCTCCTTAGTAAGGGTGATTCCCTTTCCCATCTTAACATGTTCTTCATCCCAGTCACGAATATCTATCTTAGGTTTTCTGGAATTCCATGATATGACATTTACCTCTTTAGTCCATCCCTTTGATGATTCTCCAATTATTCCTAAATGCTCTTCTATATCAAATTTAATCTCTGCCATTTTATCCCTCCCATAATATTTTGTTTCTTTTATTCTATAATATTTATTCAGTTTTATCTACTTTTTTTCAAATAAAAAGGACTCTTTTTCAAGAGTCCTTTCGATTTTACTTACGGTCTTTACAAAATATCTTTCCCCAAGATATTTTAAAGTCCACATAGGATAATATCATTTGAGGTAAAAATTTTTAGCAGATTAAAATTCTTACCCATCTGATATTAGTAAAAAATGGTACTTCACGTTTTACATTTTGAATTTTGCTGATGAGAAAGGGCTTGAAATAAGTCTTCCCCAAGACACTTTTCAAACAAATCCCCACTTACGGTCTCATCAACTATATTCGGTACTTTTAAGGAGTTTTCAGAAAAATATAGCTATTTATATCTTTCTGTTGGTAAAATAAAAACAGATATTTTTATTTAAGAAACACTATATCACAAATCTGTTAACTTTGCAAGTACTTTTTTTTAAGGTGGACAAATTCCCAATTTATAGATATACTTTACATATAGGATTTTTGTTAGGGGGGATAAGATGAAGGGCAAATATTTAATCGTAGACAAAAGCATAGTTCCTGAATATTTTGAAAAGGTGATTGAAGCTCGGGATCTAATCAAAAATGGAAAATGCAACAATGTAAGTGAAGCTGTCAAAATAGTGGGAATCAGCAGAAGTACATATTATAAATATAAAGATTCTGTTTTTCTTCCTTCTGACAATAACATTGGTAAAAAAGCTCTTATTGCTATAATGCTTGAAGATGTGAGAGGGGCTCTTTCACAGATTTTAAACCTTTTATGTTCATTTGAGTGTAATATTATAACCATCAACCAGAATATTCCTATAAATGATACTGCATCAGTTG of the Fusobacterium sp. DD2 genome contains:
- a CDS encoding L-serine ammonia-lyase, iron-sulfur-dependent, subunit alpha — protein: MENTTEKIVKILQEELVPAEGCTEPIAIAYAASKLVEVLGHVPEKVDAYLSGNIIKNVKSVKIPRSNGMVGIEAAIAMGAILGDCSQELMVIAHANTNRLDEVQKYLDEKRIKVMVNEGDVKLYIRLEGTYEDEKASVEIQNYHTNITKIVKNGKEIKGMSCDEVCNEDTMTDRTFLSVDLIYEMAKTIDLALIQPYFERVIEYNSAIANEGLKNTYGIAIGKTIKEGMEEGVYGKDLRNKMASFASAGSDARMNGCSLPVVTTSGSGNQGMTCSLPVIKFCEEKNLSHEELIRGLFFSHMTTIHIKTNIGRLSAYCGAICASAGVSGAISFLSGLSLPQIKYAIETTLGTLSGVICDGAKSSCATKIASGISAAFDGYYAASKNRKFEFGEGIVGRDVESTIKNVGTLGQDGMKVTDEVILDIMVKNV
- a CDS encoding dicarboxylate/amino acid:cation symporter, yielding MAKIKDSLIIKLILGVVVGLIIGLYCNENVIGVIQSIKFVLGQVINFTVPLIILGFIAPAITKMKSNASKMLGTMLFLAYVSSVGAAFFSMIAGYTLIPKLHIQSAVEGLKVLPKLIFKVEIPPVFSVMSALVLALFLGLAIVWTKSKQFEALLDEFNTIMLKIVYAIIIPILPFFIASTFATLAYEGGITKQLPVFLKVVIIVLIGHYIWLALLYSIGGAISGKNPLKLLKCYGPAYLTAVGTMSSAASLPVALSCAKKSGVLHEDIVDFAIPLGSTVHLCGSVLTEVFFVMTVSQILYGELPAVGTMVLFIILLGVFAIGAPGVPGGTVMASLGIIISVLGFDDSGVALMLTIFALQDSFGTACNVTGDGALALILNGIFDKELAQQKKA
- a CDS encoding PC4/YdbC family ssDNA-binding protein, which codes for MAEIKFDIEEHLGIIGESSKGWTKEVNVISWNSRKPKIDIRDWDEEHVKMGKGITLTKEELIKLRDLLNSIDIEKLDL
- a CDS encoding ACT domain-containing protein, which produces MKGKYLIVDKSIVPEYFEKVIEARDLIKNGKCNNVSEAVKIVGISRSTYYKYKDSVFLPSDNNIGKKALIAIMLEDVRGALSQILNLLCSFECNIITINQNIPINDTASVVISLDVSQATIPIEDLIIKLKDSNYIISAKLVALG